In the Clavelina lepadiformis chromosome 8, kaClaLepa1.1, whole genome shotgun sequence genome, one interval contains:
- the LOC143468376 gene encoding mitogen-activated protein kinase kinase kinase 1-like isoform X1 has translation MDVNIDDDGQLFGCGSKVRVSNKLQGAEINSSSCDASSAIRKPHNSRLETMKRQFNRKLGRRTLPSPHKVTNMTESPSRSPGQIEANASNSLVQQPHAPPAQNFNLQSNNVSSLVHQLEKDDRISSRLNKALLDNSAHPPLPNSSRNPAISSSLSNSKSSNLDRQRPVQPRQAKSRAMQMQISSSARHVLDNVLTREMKSPPADRGKSEKAKSPKELGNLSSTDESNKTVEKPTSPTSQIPSASLLPTGVGASNIREKLRQHYRHNMQVRSPRKDNSAAEPVYDKSQDTSSNSADTPVNVPNTSSNIPTPPSANHNILNKIRQKGPMVAKRFNKQVVDEAESDQARLSRKGLATTSAGSKASSRPGSPRNPRRKGSPSGRSSPFNKRVPSPTSRGLARGRNPSPKGRNPSPNRRPPSPNMDGISPYSLEITAKKVNRVQKARLYLLQQNGPNSFRIGGDSPEHKYLVIVGPQTCNCGRGQFCIHILFVMLRVFQLESTSPLLWRKTLKNYEVESLFKSFHERCNSRISPKKRSRVQRLVSHLAGGADKHPDGSSNSDDQSSSKEEEENCPICLLQMVDGESVTVCEVGCRNKLHTHCVNIWAEECKRNGGPLKCPLCRVIWKPADTSRGTGMGSLMVQIPHEYVEVADQWMQSFGWEMVSYLFSSHPNVRENALRRLSHDITGALLTNSQLEEGNDDRNSDDSEGSSMHGRAGTGQSSISSNANLASCCAILAMVCADPEYRVYITALRTLRAMMAYTHCRTNEDVHALQRLLVPVIETILLKCADSNRRTVQLSVSTVMELCRGQSGELAVGKELVSEEASGVGDVKYLLSFLEFDVGPDTSSWQWMLGRLNALGELFREFKSELYLSETSASSASESPTVHRLKQIATFAATCLKNTTQPRVIKMARRVFLQAFSLVSKFTELTSCLEDMLADIPYEVRRRLMRKINIFKGVRKTSEQPATDEKYDYTQSHSDDGDGEVLDIHSPQAPPHHFRYPGQSGPAPIDPTPLYNSWQTTQAPLDGNGNLVYPTDSYRVPQPAWVPRSHDRGVINERHIFHPPSPCTVTHPPTPPPSSNDTANLEAAIEVSLFRPIRCISPGRDASKPETQVPVVRNSNDIATMSSQNDHQELMVGQVLSTPEVENASELRCFSFADALIRNPLQTLKSETITSSYAEVSQANPSPTTDRPVRPSLLRLRSESSAFRDTFSHRALQAFDSSFQPTTSRDRSSSRESSTSSASCCNDFQRASERRMSVKELADSINRKHNKQDEKTKTDMKKSSTKSPSASTSLPRPRKLETKGTKKNFTSSPNSNPHVSDSPKESKYEVDDLLAYSKPLPLKGAIERRGTMERFKEGLKYGSHLPTGFHNRKSNLLPKTDEETSNPSDQKRSDPHLSPFHGQSHGPASRPPARGILKNSGIPMAPAPPKRLPSSASSGASATPESFATTSDSGLGCDLAQDSMSLMSSTSRSPVHSKSTQQLTSPDSESPSDETRLFNRVQKAAHKEDSAFESPSSERTLQQKLRRPKQLRRPHRGGNLTKSKVDLHKQKSNSLPKNIRGLEDDENDPDSVSFTRSVEEEACSSSVSDRRRCPSAPAASLLCDPVDHSQLFDSKDDTALDECSTASDVSSWSELSSRSRSRRSHARKLPARPKTLSQRKGHNKLRKQNSGQSQMSSSVEDLLEESDHSMAEKTPITFKSEIGVQTPGNFPNEVMGTPTSSRGGQPSNDGVSELYEDDLEMHCTCRMQIAEEENKLFAHTLAVSYVQDALPLVPHLSFEDEENDIVRVQDEHTGLEQEYRENQQWTKGAQIGLGAFAACYQARDVFTGTLMAVKQVNHVRCSAVEERQVLAVISEEVQLMRRLSHPNIVRLHGVTKEGPLYNVFIEWCAGGSVSTLLSRYGPFNETVIVNYSLQLLRGLAYIHEQQLIHRDVKGANLLIDSTGQRLRISDFGAAARLASKGTGAGEFQGQLLGTIAFMAPEVLRGEQYGRSCDVWSCGCVVTEMASGKPPWEADMHSNHLALIFKIASSPTVPPIPDRLSPALKDLCRRCLQANPRDRPMATEVLKHPVFIKW, from the exons ATGGATGTGAATATTGATGATGATGGTCAGTTGTTTGGATGTGGGTCAAAAGTCAGAGTTAGCAATAAATTGCAGGGTGCTGAAATAAATTCATCATCCTGTGACGCTAGCAGTGCAATTCGCAAGCCTCACAATAGTCGTTTAGAAACGATGAAGCGGCAGTTTAACAGAAAATTAGGCAGAAGGACTTTGCCATCGCCACATAAAGTGACTAACATGACTGAATCACCTTCAAGAAGTCCGGGCCAAATTGAAGCAAATGCATCAAACTCACTGGTCCAG CAACCACATGCACCACCAGCACAGAACTTCAACTTACAAAGCAATAATGTCTCAAGCTTAGTGCACCAGCTGGAAAAAGATGACAGAATAAGTTCTCGGCTGAATAAAGCTTTGTTAGACAATTCTGCTCACCCACCTTTGCCAAATTCGTCAAGAAACCCTGCTATTAGTAGTTCTTTATCAAACAGCAAATCAAGTAATCTGGATAGACAAAGACCAGTGCAACCACGGCAGGCAAAGTCGAGAGCAATGCAAATGCAGATCTCGTCTTCTGCTCGACATGTTTTAGATAACGTTCTGACAAGGGAAATGAAAAGTCCTCCTGCTGACCGGGGAAAATCTGAGAAAGCGAAATCACCAAAAGAACTGGGTAATTTAAGTTCCACTGATGAGAGCAATAAAACGGTAGAAAAACCAACGTCACCAACAAGTCAAATACCATCAGCCAGTCTACTACCTACAGGTGTTGGAGCTTCCAACATCAGGGAAAAGCTACGGCAGCATTATCGCCACAACATGCAGGTGCGCTCTCCAAGAAAAGACAACTCTGCTGCTGAACCTGTTTATGACAAAAGTCAAGATACCAGCAGCAACAGCGCAG ATACCCCAGTTAATGTGCCAAATACATCGTCGAATATACCAACACCACCATCGGCCAatcataacattttaaataaaatcagaCAAAAGGGCCCAATG GTTGCAAAGCGATTCAACAAGCAAGTTGTTGATGAAGCAGAAAGTGACCAGGCAAGATTGTCGAGAAAAGGCCTTGCCACAACATCTGCTGGCAGCAAG GCATCAAGCAGACCTGGATCTCCACGAAATCCGAGGCGAAAAGGATCACCA AGCGGGCGCTCGAGTCCCTTCAATAAGAGAGTGCCCAGTCCAACAAGTCGTGGGCTTGCTAGGGGTCGTAACCCGTCACCTAAAGGTCGTAACCCCTCACCCAATCGACGGCCACCATCGCCAAACATGGATGGTATTTCACCATACAGTCTAGAAATCACTGCTAAAAAA GTTAACAGAGTGCAAAAGGCAAGGCTTTACCTTCTACAGCAAAACGGACCAAATTCGTTTCGTATTGGCGGGGACTCCCCTGAACACAAGTATTTGGTCATAGTCGGTCCCCAG ACGTGCAATTGCGGAAGAGGTCAATTCTGCATCCACATCCTCTTTGTGATGTTGCGCGTCTTTCAACTTGAATCAACCAGTCCCTTGCTTTGGAGGAAGACTCTCAAAAACTATGAA GTTGAAAGTTTATTCAAGAGTTTTCATGAGAGATGCAATTCTCGGATCTCTCCCAAGAAAAGATCGAGAGTCCAACGACTGGTTTCTCATCTGGCAGGAGGGGCAGATAAACATCCGGATGGTTCCAGCAATAGTGATGATCAGAG CTCATCGAAAGAGGAAGAAGAGAATTGTCCGATTTGTCTACTGCAGATGGTAGATGGAGAATCCGTAACTGTTTGTGAAGTCGGTTGCAGAAACAAACTTCACACCCACTGTGTTAATATAT GGGCTGAAGAATGTAAACGGAATGGTGGACCGCTCAAATGTCCACTTTGCAGGGTGATATGGAAACCAGCTGACACATCCCGCGGTACAGGGATGGGATCATTAATGGTCCAAATTCCTCACGAATATGTGGAAGTGGCAGATCAGTGGATGCAG TCGTTTGGTTGGGAAATGGTGTCGTATCTCTTTTCCTCTCACCCCAACGTCCGAGAAAATGCATTGCGTCGTTTATCCCATGACATCACAGGAGCATTGCTCACAAACAGCCAGCTGGAGGAAGGAAACGACGACAGAAATTCGGATGACTCAGAAGG CTCATCTATGCATGGCAGGGCAGGGACAGGACAAAGTAGTATTTCCTCCAACGCAAACCTAGCATCGTGCTGTGCTATCCTTGCAATGGTTTGTGCTGACCCAGAGTATAGGGTTTATATAACTGCCTTG CGCACCCTTAGAGCAATGATGGCATACACGCATTGTCGTACCAATGAAGATGTTCATGCTTTGCAACGTTTGCTCGTCCCAGTGATAGAAACTATTTTGCTAAAATGTGCAGATTCAAACAG gcGCACGGTTCAATTGTCTGTTAGCACTGTGATGGAATTATGCAGAGGACAATCGGGTGAACTTGCTGTTGGCAAAGAATTAGTTTCCGAAG aaGCAAGTGGAGTTGGTGATGTAAAGTATCTTTTGTCCTTCCTGGAGTTCGATGTCGGTCCAGACACCTCGTCCTGGCAGTGGATGCTCGGAAGATTAAATGCTCTTGGAGAACTCTTTCGAGAGTTTAAATCTGAACTCTATTTGAG TGAAACATCCGCTTCCAGTGCAAGTGAGTCACCGACTGTTCATCGACTCAAACAAATCGCTACTTTTGCGGCAACCTGCCTTAAAAACACCACACAACCGCGAGTGATTAAAATGGCACGGCGAGTTTTTCTACAG GCATTCAGCTTGGTATCGAAGTTCACTGAACTGACATCGTGTTTGGAAGATATGTTGGCCGACATTCCATATGAAGTAAGACGTCGATTGATGAGGAAGATCAACATATTCAAGGGAGTTCGGAAAACATCTGAACAACCTGCTACTGATGAGAA ATATGATTACACTCAGTCTCACAGTGATGATGGAGATGGGGAAGTCCTGGATATCCATTCACCACAAGCCCCTCCCCATCATTTTCGTTACCCTGGCCAGAGCGGACCGGCCCCAATTGACCCTACCCCACTCTACAACTCATGGCAAACGACACAAGCGCCGCTTGATGGAAACGGCAATCTTGTTTACCCAACTGATAGCTATAGAGTACCACAACCCGCTTGGGTACCTAGAAGCCACGACCGTGGTGTGATAAACGAACGCCACATATTTCATCCACCAAGTCCGTGCACCGTCACCCATCCACCCACGCCGCCTCCATCTTCAAATGACACGGCTAATCTAGAGGCTGCTATTGAG GTGTCACTCTTTCGTCCTATTCGATGCATTAGCCCCGGACGAGATGCAAGTAAACCCGAGACGCAAGTTCCCGTCGTTAGAAATTCAAACGACATCGCTACCATGTCCAGTCAAAATGACCACCAGGAGCTCATGGTTGGACAAGTCTTGAGCACTCCTGAAGTTGAAAATGCATCAGAGCTTCGATGTTTTTCGTTCGCTGATGCTCTCATCCGAAATCCGCTTCAGACTCTCAAATCGGAAACGATCACATCCTCCTATGCTGAGGTCTCTCAAGCGAATCCTTCCCCGACAACTGATCGACCTGTTCGGCCTTCTCTACTTCGGCTGCGTTCCGAGTCATCTGCATTTCGTGATACTTTCTCCCATCGCGCTCTACAGGCTTTTGATTCTAGTTTCCAGCCAACAACGTCCAGGGATCGGAGCAGCAGCCGCGAATCTTCCACCTCCTCTGCATCGTGTTGCAATGACTTTCAGCGAGCTTCCGAAAGGAGGATGAGCGTGAAAGAACTTGCTGACAGCATCAACAGGAAACACAACAAACAAGATGAGAAGACAAAAACTGACATGAAGAAGAGCAGTACCAAATCTCCATCCGCCAGCACAAGTCTGCCTAGACCAAGAAAATTAGAGACAAAAGGAAcaaaaaagaactttacttCCAGTCCTAACTCCAATCCCCATGTGTCCGACAGTCCCAAAGAATCCAAATATGAAGTTGATGATTTGCTCGCGTATAGCAAACCACTACCACTAAAGGGCGCTATAGAAAGAAGAGGAACTATGGAGAGGTTTAAAGAAGGTCTTAAATATGGCTCCCATCTTCCAACTGGTTTTCATAATCGGAAGTCAAATTTGCTACCGAAGACCGATGAGGAAACATCAAACCCGTCAGATCAAAAACGATCAGATCCTCACCTGTCACCTTTTCATGGCCAGTCTCATGGACCCGCTTCTCGCCCCCCTGCTAGAGGTATTCTTAAAAACAGTGGGATACCTATGGCTCCGGCGCCCCCTAAACGTCTACCATCATCGGCCAGTTCTGGGGCATCCGCAACTCCAGAAAGCTTTGCCACCACCAGCGACAGTGGACTGGGTTGTGATTTAGCACAGGATAGTATGTCACTGATGTCAAGCACATCTCGATCACCAGTTCATTCGAAATCTACACAGCAGCTTACGTCACCAGACAGTGAAAGTCCATCGGATGAGACGCGGTTGTTCAATCGTGTGCAGAAAGCTGCGCATAAGGAGGATTCTGCTTTCGAATCTCCATCGTCGGAGAGAACGTTACAGCAAAAACTGCGACGGCCAAAACAGCTCCGCAGACCGCATCGCGGCGGTAACCTCACAAAGTCCAAGGTGGATCTGCATAAACAGAAGTCTAATTCTCTTCCGAAGAACATCAGAGGCttggaagatgatgaaaacGATCCTGATAGTGTGAGCTTTACTCGATCTGTCGAGGAGGAGGCGTGCTCTTCCTCAGTGTCAGATCGTCGTAGATGTCCATCAGCTCCTGCTGCATCTCTCCTTTGTGATCCCGTTGATCATTCTCAACTCTTCGACTCTAAAGATGACACTGCTCTTGATGAGTGCTCCACCGCATCAGATGTCTCCTCCTGGTCTGAACTGTCATCTCGTTCACGAAG CAGGCGTTCTCACGCACGAAAGCTTCCTGCCCGACCAAAGACCTTGTCGCAACGCAAAGGCCACAACAAACTCAGG AAGCAGAACAGCGGACAGTCGCAGATGAGCTCAAGTGTCGAAGATTTGTTAGAAGAATCTGACCATTCCATGGCAGAGAAGACGCCTATAACCTTCAAATCTGAAATTG GAGTGCAAACTCCAGGTAATTTCCCGAATGAGGTCATGGGTACGCCTACGTCATCAAGAGGTGGCCAACCGTCCAACGATGGCGTATCTGAATTGTACGAAGACGATCTGGAAATGCATTGCACTTGCCGTATGCAAATTGCCGAAGAAGAGAACAAGTTATTCGCGCACACTTTAGCGGTCAGTTACGTGCAAGATGCTCTACCACTAGTGCCGCACTTGAGCTTTGAAGACGAGGAAAACGACATAGTGCGCGTTCAGGATGAG caCACCGGCTTGGAGCAAGAATACAGAGAGAACCAGCAGTGGACCAAGGGTGCCCAGATAGGCCTGGGTGCGTTTGCGGCTTGCTACCAGGCCCGCGACGTATTCACCGGTACACTGATGGCGGTCAAACAG GTAAACCACGTGAGATGTTCGGCGGTCGAAGAACGTCAGGTGTTGGCGGTGATATCAGAAGAAGTTCAGCTGATGCGCAGATTATCACATCCCAACATTGTTCGCTTGCACGGCGTGACCAAAGAAGGACCTTTGTATAACGTTTTCATCGAATGGTGTGCTG GCGGATCGGTATCAACGCTGCTCTCTCGTTATGGTCCCTTTAATGAGACGGTGATAGTCAACTACTCACTGCAGCTACTTCGAGGCCTCGCGTATATCCATGAACAGCAACTCATACACAGGGATGTCAAAG GCGCCAATTTGCTCATCGATTCAACTGGACAGAGGTTACGCATCAGTGATTTCGGCGCAGCCGCCCGCCTGGCTTCGAAAGGTACCGGTGCCGGGGAATTCCAGGGACAACTTCTTGGCACAATAGCGTTTATGGCACCAGAG GTGCTACGTGGCGAACAGTATGGACGAAGTTGTGACGTATGGAGCTGTGGTTGCGTGGTAACGGAGATGGCGTCGGGGAAACCCCCATGGGAAGCCGATATGCATTCCAACCATCTTGCCTTGATATTTAAA ATCGCGAGCTCTCCTACGGTTCCGCCGATTCCGGATCGTCTATCTCCGGCGTTAAAGGATTTATGTCGCCGATGTCTTCAAGCGAATCCACGCGATCGACCTATGGCGACGGAAGTATTAAAGCACCCGGTTTTCATAAAGTGGTGA